A window of the Deltaproteobacteria bacterium genome harbors these coding sequences:
- a CDS encoding DUF4386 domain-containing protein codes for MIDTAAHFSFPEYEAYASIFLVLVAIPSIFGEMSFAIWLLIKGGK; via the coding sequence ATGATAGATACCGCAGCACATTTTTCATTTCCTGAATATGAAGCATATGCATCTATTTTCTTGGTGCTTGTCGCAATTCCTAGTATTTTTGGAGAAATGTCATTTGCAATTTGGCTCCTAATAAAAGGAGGTAAATAA